Part of the Listeria innocua genome is shown below.
ATTCTTTTAAAAAAACTACCCGCTGAGATTTACTTAATAGATGAACAAGCTAAAACAAGTGTGCAAGACTTTGAATATGCGAGCTACTATCATTCTTCAGCAACCGTTAACACAGGAACCTTTAATGAATGTCGAAGTGCGGATCTCGTCCTTTTTTTTCAAGAAGAAATGTCAAATGAGTCTTTCTCAAATGAAGATAATTTAGCATTAATCAAAGAAAAAGTGAAGAAGATGATGGCGACTGGTTTTCAAGGAATAGTGTTAGTGGCGACTGCCGAAAGTAATATTGTTGCTTCCTTAATTAAACATTTTTCTGGCTTACCAGCAAATCAAATTATTACACCTGGCACCATGCTAGCAACTTCTTATTTTCAAGTAGAAATTGCTAAACTATTTAAAATCAGTCCTAAAAACGTGCATGGCTATATTATTGGAGAGAGTACTCAGGATGTCATTCCCGTTTGGAGTCGAGCCTTCCTTGGTGGCAAACCGATTTTAAGTTATTTAGCCGAAGAACAAAAAAGAATCACATCGGATGATTTACAAAATTTAACAAACATGATTACAAAAATTCCTGATTTTCCTGTTGAAACTAAAGATAGCTGTAGCTTCCGCTTTAGTACTGTAACTGTGCTCGCTGAATTAACAGAAGTCATTTTACGAGATGAAGCAAGGGTGCTTACAGTAGGCGTAGAAGTGAAGGAAGCATATGGTTTAGAAAGACCAGTTTTCGTTAGCGTACCAGCTGTTGTGGGCGCTGAGGGAGTCAGAGAATTACTGGAGTTAAATCTATCCGATGACGAACAAAAAGAATTAAAGCGAATTACAACAAAAACTACCGAGAAATTGGGGTTACTGCATAATAAGGGAGGAATTAGTTAATGGAATATAGTTATCCACTAAATCCAGACTGGACAACCGAAGAAATGACGATTGTTGTACAATTTTTAGAAGCTATCGAACGAGCATATGAAAAAGGTATTGATACACTTGAACTCAAAGAAAAATACCGAGCATTTAAACAAGTAGTACCTGCAAAAGGAGAAGAAAAACGGATTGGCATAGACTTTGAAAAAGCAAGTGGATATTCAGCCTATAAAGTCATGCAACTCGTAAAAAACGCAACAACAAGCAAAATAAAAATGCAACCATAATTAAGAGGAGGAATTTTTTCATGGATATTAGTCAAATTAAAGCAGAAGTAGTAACACCAGAAACAGGGATACACGTAGGTGAAAAGGGAGCTCCAGTTAAAGTAATGTCATTTATTAACTTACGTTGCCCATTTTGTCGTGAGTGGAATGAAAAATCTAAAGACGTCCTAACTGAATATATTCAAGCAGGAAAAATCGAATTAATCATTAAACCATTTGATAAAGAAAAAGAATCTTTACAACGTGGAAATGTAGCGCATCGTTACTTGGATTATTCTAAACCAGAAGAAACACGTGAAACTATCAATAAAATCTATAGCACGCAAGACGAATGGGGTAGCCTAAGCCTTTCAGAAGTAGCTGAATATATGGAGTCTACACTAGGCCTAACAGAGCAAAACAACAAAGCTGCATCTGAAAAAATAATCGCTGAAGCAAACGCGGCAAATGTTGTTTTTGTACCGACTGTTATTGTTGGTGAACATATATTTGATGAGCACATTAGCCCTGAAGAGTTACGCGACTTACTTGACGGCGAATTAGCTAAATAAAAAAACGAATGTATTGCCTATCAATTTAGGCGATACATTCGTTTTTTATTTTAAAAGAATTTCCTCCGCCAGAATACAATCGCAAGCGCTCCGGCAATCCCAAAAGCAAAACCAAGCGTTAATATCCAAGCTAAAGGTGTTTCCATAAACGGTAATTTCACGTTCATTCCATAAAAACTAAAAACCATCGTCGGAATCGTCAAAATGATAGTAAAAGAAGTGAGAAATTTCATCACGATATTCATATTGTTGGAGATAATTGAAGCATAAGCATCCATCATCCCACTTAAAATATTCGAGTGAACTTCCGCCATTTCGATTCCCTGACGATTTTCAATAATAACATCTTCTAGTAAGTCTTGATCTTCCTCGTACATTTTAACGATATTTTGACGCATCATTTTATCGAGTACGACTTTATTCGATTTAAGGGCTGTTACAAAGTAAACTAAACTTTTTTCAATTCCCATTAAATCATAAAGCTGTTTATTTTTCATGGATTCATGTAGTTCTTTTTCGATTTCATCTGTTTGGCGGTTCAAGCGTTTTAAGTGACGCAGGAACGTAGTTGAAATCATATATAGAATTTGTAAGGCAAATCGTGTTTTCATGTGCGTATAAAAGCCTTTAATACGGTTTCTAATAAATGATTGTACAATAGAAGAATCAATCGTACAAATCGTAATAAAGTAGTCCTTTGTAATAATAATCCCCATCGGAATCGTTTCAAATGAAGCGTAATGAATATCATCTTCATCAACTACTGGAAAGTCACAGACGATTAAAACGGAATCTGAATCATCATCGCGTTCAATACGAGCACTTTCATCTTTATCTAATGGATCTTCTAAGAACTCCAAAGGGATTTCATAGTTATCGGCAATTTTATTAATTTCTTCTGAAGTAGGGGCAACGATATTAATCCAACAGTTGCGTGTTACTTCTTCTAATTCAATTAATTTGCCGTTTTCATCTGATTTGAAAATTTGATGCATGCTTTTTACCTCCTTTTTTAACAGGTAAATTTCACGCGGTTAGAGTTTCGTTCCCGTGAAAAATCACCTGTATGAATACTTCGATGTGGACCAGGGTCACTTGCTGTTTGCTGCTCCTTTTTCACGTTCCTCAACTCCTTCAAACCATAGTAATTCACAACTCTACCATTATACCTAGATTATAGTCATTTGTACATCTTTTATTGAAGAGCAGCCTTATAAAGCGGAATAAGCTCATCAAGTACCATTTCAGCCTCTTTGATGAAGTCTTTTCCAGGGGATAAATGGTTATCGTCAGGTAGATAAATTTTTCCAACCAAAAATTCACCTTTTTTTACATCACGGAAACGTTTAAGCGTTGCGTCAAGTTGACCGCCGTGCACCGGGTATGTTTTCTCTTCCGTATGGTCTGGCGAAATCGCAAATGTATCAGGTAAATCAGCAAGTAGTTTCTTTTCTTTCAAAAAGCGATTGGCGATTTTTGTGCTTTCTTCATTTTCATAAATAAAAGCGAGCCAGATGAATAAATAATTATCAAAAAGTCCTACTTGAAAATGAGGGTGCTTTTTATAACCGCGTTTATCGTGGCAAATCGCAAGCCATGTGCTTTCAGGTGGGTTAACCGAACGTCTTTGGTGACGAGCAATATGTAAAAACATTTCATCGCCAAGTTTGGCACTTAAATAAGTAGTTAATTCTTCCCCAACTGCTTTAAATTTCGGCTGAATATCATTTTGAATTCCAGCCATACGTGCGTCCAGACCAGAAATTTGCATTGTTTTAAAATCTTTCTTACTAAATCCTTTAAAAGTCATCTGTTTTCCTCCTAATTTTGCATATAGTTTCATTATACGGAAGTTAAGTTCTAAGTGAAAGAATCTTGTTCTATTCAGATAATTCATTTTTGTGATAAAATAAACAAAACGAGTCTAAAAGAGGTGTTAGCATGGACAGCGAAAAAATAGATTATTTAGCAAGGTTATGGATTATGGAAGCAGCAGCAAAAATCAAACAATCTTTTAAAGAAACATTAGACATTGATATAAAGTCTGGCCGAAATGATTTAGTGACAAACATGGATAAAGAAACAGAAGCTTTTTTTGTCAAACAAATCAAAGACCATTTTCCAAACCATCGCTTATTTGGCGAAGAAGGTATGTCAGATGATGTGACCGATTTAAATGGAATTGTTTGGATTCTTGATCCAATCGACGGCACACTTAATTTTGTGGAGCAACAACGAGATTTTGCCATTTCACTTGCAATTTATCAAGATGGAGTAGGGCACTTGGCTTATATTTATGATGTTACTCGTGATGAACTATACTTCGCGGAAAAAGGAAAAGGCGCAACAGTAAATGGCAAACAAATTCCTAAAATCGATAAAGACATGGATTTGCAAGATGCACTACTAATTGCCAACCTAAGTGTGACAAGAAAATTTCCAACTATGTGGGAAGCCGTAAAAGTCTCAAGAGGGCTACGACTTCACGGAGCAGCTTCACTTGAATATATGGACGTTGCAACCGGGCGAGCAGGGGCATATCTTTCAGCTAATTTAGCTCCGTGGGATATTGCTGCTGGAAAAATTATCGTGGAAGAATTAGGGGGAATTGTCACCCGAATTGACGGCTCAAAAATCAATATGCTGGAAAAAGGAAGTTCCATCGTTGCAACACCAAAAATTCATCAAACCCTATTAGACAACTACCTGCCTTAAAGAAAGCGCTCAACATAAAAAAACTCATTTTCAGAAAATAAAAATAGTGCTAAATCCGCTTAGCTATGCTATAATAGGTAAGTTGATTTAAACGAGACGATAGCGACGGAGGAAAATAAATCTATTTTCCTCTTTCTTTTGGCTAATCTTCACGATAAATGTTTGGATTTTTAATTTAGGAGGAAACAAGATTGAATTTAAGAAACGATATTCGTAATGTAGCAATTATTGCCCACGTTGACCATGGTAAAACTACACTAGTAGACCAATTACTACGCCAATCAGGTACTTTCCGCGACAATGAAACAGTTGCAGAACGTGCAATGGACAACAATGATTTAGAAAGAGAACGCGGTATTACAATTTTAGCGAAAAATACAGCAATTAAGTATGAAGATACACGCGTAAACATCATGGATACACCTGGACACGCCGATTTTGGTGGAGAAGTAGAACGTATCATGAAAATGGTTGATGGTGTTCTTTTAGTAGTGGACGCGTATGAAGGTACTATGCCTCAAACACGTTTTGTACTAAAAAAAGCACTAGAACAAAACCTAACTCCAATCGTAGTAGTAAACAAAATTGACCGTGACTTTGCTCGCCCAGAAGAAGTTGTTGATGAAGTACTAGAATTATTCATCGAACTAGGTGCGAACGACGATCAATTAGAATTCCCAGTTGTTTATGCTTCTGCAATTAACGGAACTTCAAGCTTTGAATCCGACCCAGCAGAACAAAAAGAAACAATGAAACCACTTTTAGACACTATTATTGAACATATTCCAGCTCCAGTTGATAACAGCGACGAGCCATTACAATTCCAAGTTTCATTACTTGATTATAATGACTATGTTGGTCGTATTGGTATTGGCCGCGTTTTCCGTGGAACAATGCACGTAGGACAAACAGTTGCCTTAATTAAACTAGACGGCACAGTAAAACAATTCCGTGTAACGAAAATGTTCGGTTTCTTCGGACTAAAACGTGACGAAATTAAAGAAGCAAAAGCGGGTGACTTAGTAGCACTTGCAGGAATGGAAGACATCTTCGTCGGTGAAACAGTAACACCATTTGACCACCAAGAAGCACTTCCACTTTTACGTATTGATGAGCCAACCTTGCAAATGACTTTTGTAACAAATAACAGTCCTTTCGCAGGCCGTGAAGGTAAACACGTAACAAGCCGTAAAATTGAAGAACGCTTACTTGCAGAACTTCAAACGGATGTATCTTTACGCGTTGAACCAACAGCTTCTCCAGACGCATGGGTAGTATCTGGTCGTGGTGAGCTTCACTTGTCTATCTTAATTGAAACGATGCGTCGTGAAGGTTATGAGTTACAAGTTTCTAAACCAGAAGTAATCATCCGTGAAATCGATGGCGTGAAATGTGAACCAGTAGAAGACGTTCAAATTGATACTCCAGAAGAATTCATGGGTTCAGTTATTGAATCTATCAGCCAACGTAAAGGCGAAATGAAAAACATGATTAACGACGGCAATGGCCAAGTTCGTTTACAATTCATGGTTCCAGCTCGTGGATTAATCGGTTATACAACTGATTTCCTTTCAATGACACGTGGTTATGGTATTATCAACCATACATTCGATAGCTACCAACCAATCCAAAAAGGTCGCGTTGGTGGACGTAGCCGTGGTGTTCTTGTATCCATGGAAACAGGTAAATCTACTACTTACGGAACAATGCAAGTAGAAGATCGTGGTACTATTTTTGTAGAACCAGGAACTGATATTTACGAAGGTATGATCGTTGGAGAAAACAACCGTGAAGGCGATATCGCTGTAAACATTGTAAAAGCAAAACAAATGACTAACATTCGTTCTGCTAACAAAGACCAAACCAACGTTATCAAAAAACCTCGTCACTTATCATTAGAAGAATCATTAGAATTCCTAAACGAAGATGAATACTGTGAAGTTACACCAGAATCCATCCGTTTACGTAAAAAAATTCTAAACAAAAACGAACGTGAAAAAGCAGCAAAACGTTCAAAAACTGCTGAATAATTAATTTAAAAATAAGCCAAATAGTTTTTTTAGAGATATTAGTATCTTTTAAAAATTTATTTGGCTTTTTTTATGCATTAATAGGAGGAAAACAGGGAATAAAATAATGTCTTTGTAACACTATTGTAATATGAATAGCTATTTGGTATATTATAAGTAAGTAGAAAAGGTGGTTATTATTATGAAAAAACGGATAATTATTCTTGCAGTATTAGTGGTACTTCTTATCGGTGGCGTTGTAATTGGAGTTTATGCAAATGGAAACACCGCAAAAGATAATGAAGATAAAAAAACAACAGCAAAAAAAGCCACATCTACACCAAAAGATACAAACAAAACAGTTGATACTGAGAAAAAAGATACAGTAAAAGACTCTGTAACAGATGATAAAGGTGTAGTAACTAAAGGTAGCTCAGATATTGAAAAAAATGCACCGACAAAAAGCAGTGGTAATTCAACAGAATCAAATAAAAACACTCCTTCAACACCAGCGTTTTCTCTATCTACCAGTGGATTTAAAACATCTAATGTAGCATCTGTACTTGGCGGAACAGTGACAACAACTTATTTGTCCAGTAGTCCGTCATTTCAAAAAATCTTTCAAAATTTAACCATTGATGTTAACCAGTACAAAGTAGAACATGTTGTTGGAGCAAACAAATCAGTAAGTGCGAGCAATCCAGAAAGTTATTTAGCAAATAAAAATGGTTACGTTATTACATTAGATATTTCTATCAAAAACACATCTTCGAAAGATAAAATGTATAAAGCCGATCAAATTACCCTTGTAGGAGCAAATGAATTTGTAGGAGGAAGTTTAGATAACTTTGTACCTTCTAATTTCCATCTTATCGGAAGTAAATCTGATCCCAATAACTTCGCAGCCGGTAAAACAGCGCGTGGTCTATTAACTTTCACAATGACTGAAGCTGTCTATAATGATCTAGCAGCTGACTCGAAACTCGGTGTACCAAACCCTGATAAATTTGATTCAACTGTTTCAGAAGCAAAAGCTGGCGACGACGTTGTTGTTTCCTTTCCAGTAAAATAGAAAAAAACCGCCCAGTTAATTGGGCGGTTTTTTTATTTCTCCGTACTTTCTATTAAATTCTTTAACTCACTATTCGACATTACAACTGGTTTATGGAAATTAAAATGACCAGAATTCACGCGACTGATAGTTTTAATAGCTACACGATGTTCACATTCAGGACATAAATACATTCTAATTGGTTTATTACGTAATTGCTTTGTTTTAAATTCACGATTGTCTAGTTCGTCTACACGCTCGCATAAGATACATTTTGCATTCAATTTATCTTCACCTCACACAAGTATTATAGCACGATTATCGAAAAAGGCGAGTAAAAGCGGATTTTTCAAAAAATTTTAGCCTATTCTTGCTTGCGTGGCTTTTAATTTGTGATATACTAGACTTATCTAGTATTAAATTTTACTTAAGGGTTCTCTTAAGATGAAAATAAAGCGCTTATTATAGCGGATGATAGGGGGTTCTGTGATGGCAAATAAAAAGATAGATCACAGAGAAGAGGCAATTGAGCTTTTAAAACAAGACGCAAAACGAATCTTACAGTTGATTAAAGTTCAAATGGATAATTTAACATTACCGCAATGTCCAGCATATGAAGAAGTTCTTGATACACAGATGTATGGCTTATCCCGTGAAATTAATTTTGCAACCCGCCTAGGACTAATTGAACCGGAAGAAGGAAAAAAATTAATTTCCACACTGGAGAAAGAATTATCCGCGCTACATGAACTTTCCATGAGCAAAAAATAATGATTTAATTGAAAAGATGTCTGATTCTTTCTGACATCTTTTTTTGTTTGGCAGGAAAAATGAGCCAAAAGAAGGAGGCAATTCTTCTTTTCATTTGAAGGCTTTTTCCTTTATAATAGAAAGAATAGAATACAAGATGGGATAGTAACTTCTCAGGGATTGGAAGATGCCAATGTTAAAACGAATTTTAAAATCATATGATTATGCATTTATTGCTGTTTTTATAGTGCTTTGTTTATTTGGAATTATAATGATTTATAGTGCAAGCTGGTCTCTAGCTATTGGTAAAGATTTACCTGCTGACTACTATTATGCACGCCAAGTAAAAAACTTTATAATTAGTTTTATTTTCTTTGTTCTTTTTGCGCTTATCCCTTTTAAGTTTTATCAAAACAATAAAGTTCTTATGTTAATTGTATTTGGCTCAATCGGTGTTTTGTTACTGATTTTCTTAGTTGGGAAGACGGTGAATAATGCGAATAGTTGGCTAGTAGTTGGACCACGTTCACTTCAACCCGGGGAATTTGCAAAATTAGCTGTCATTATTTATATGTCTGCAATTTATGCGAAAAAGCAAAGTTACATTGATGACTTTAACCGCGGTGTTTTGCCACCAATATTCTTCCTTGCTTTTGTTTGTTTCTTGATTGCGATTCAACCGGATACAGGTACTGCGTTTATTATTTTCCTTGTTGGTTGTTGTATTATTATTGCTTCTGGGATGAGACTTCGAACAATTATGAAACTAATTGGAATTGGAGTCGGGGTCATTGTCGCCCTTACACTAATTTTGTTCGCTTTACCAGATAAAGTCAGAACGGAAATCGTATCACCAACAAAAGTAGCGCGGATTACGACCTTTATGAATCCGTTTGAATACGCAGATAAAGAAGGACATCAACTAATTAATTCCTTTTATGCAATAGGTTCAGGTGGTGTTTCTGGGCAAGGTCTCGGCGAAAGTGTTCAGAAGCTAGGCTATTTACCTGAAGCGCATACCGATTTTATTATTGCTGTAGTTGCAGAAGAATTAGGTGTGTTTGGCGTAATGTTCATTATTTTAGCGCTGTTTTTCATTATTTTTAAAACGATTTCTACCGGACTCAGGGCGAAAGATCCTTTTGCTTCATTAATGTGCTACGGGATTGCAAGTTTGATTGCTATTCAAGCATTTATTAATTTAGGCGGTGCAAGTGGACTTATCCCGCTAACTGGGGTAACACTTCCATTTATCAGTTACGGTGGTTCTTCATTAATGGTTCTTTCCATGATGCTTGGAATTGTAGCAAATATTTCGATGTTTAATAAATATCACCGTTTGTATAGTGCAGATGGTTCTAAAAAAGAAGTTCCCAAAAAGCAAAAAAGACGATAGATTTCAAAAGAAAAAGTCATTTAATTGGCTTTTTCTTTTTTCGTTTTACCGATTGTTTTTGGCGGTTTATAGCCAGTTTATTCGTGTTTTCGATATTGTTTTAAATATTTAGAAAGAAAATAATTTACATCTGATGGCATTTAATACTATAATTGAAGTTATATACCGTTTTACAGCCTAAAAAAGGGAGAGCTTAAAAGTATACATAATCATTTCGTCCATTTAGGCATCGTATCAAGTATAGAACAGATCAGTGTTGGTTAGGAGGAAAAAAATGAATCGAATAAAAAAAGTATTAGTAGCAAACCGTGGAGAAATTGCTATCCGCGTTATGCGTGCATGTACTGAACTCAAAATCAAAACAGTGGCTATTTATTCACAAGAAGATACTGGTAGTTTTCACCGGTATAAATCAGATGAAGCCTATCTGGTTGGAGCAGGGAAAAAGCCTATTGATGCGTATCTAGATATCGAAAACATCATTGAAATTGCTAAAGAATCTGGTGCAGACGCGATTCATCCGGGATATGGTTTCTTGTCCGAAAACATTGAATTTGCTCGTCGTTGTGAGCAAGAAGGCATTATTTTCGTTGGTCCTAAATCAAAACACCTAGATATGTTTGGTGACAAAATTAAAGCAAAAGAACAAGCTTTATTAGCTGATATTCCAGTAATTCCAGGCAGTGATGGTCCGGTAGCTGGTATTAAAGAAGTAGAAGAATTCGGTGAAAAGAACGGCTATCCTTTAATGATTAAAGCTTCCCTTGGAGGCGGCGGTCGTGGTATGCGTGTCGTAGAATCAAAAGAACATGTGAAAGAAAGTTTTGAACGTGCGTCTTCTGAAGCAAAAGCCGCTTTCGGAAACGATGAAGTATACGTAGAAAAATGTGTTATGAATCCAAAACATATTGAAGTACAAATTCTTGGTGACACTCACGGTAATATCGTTCATTTATTCGAGCGTGATTGTTCTATTCAACGCCGTCACCAAAAAGTAGTGGAAGTTGCTCCGTGTAATGCGATTACTTCTGAACTTCGTAACCGTATTTGTGATGCAGCAGTTAAATTAATGAAAAACGTTGATTATATCAATGCGGGAACAGTAGAATTTTTAGTTGAAGGCGATAATTTTTACTTTATTGAAGTAAATCCTCGTGTGCAAGTAGAGCATACAATTACTGAAATGATTACAGGGATTGATATTGTTCAATCTCAACTATTCATTGCAGATGGTTATGCGCTTCACGATCAGCTAGTGGCTATTCCTAAACAAGAAGACATCCATATTCACGGCTCTGCAATTCAAAGCCGTATTACTACTGAAGATCCACTTAATAACTTTATGCCAGATACTGGTCGAGTAGACACATACCGTTCTACAGGTGGATTTGGTGTTCGTTTGGATGCAGGTAATGGTTTCCAAGGAACAGTAGTAACACCGTTTTATGATTCTTTACTTGTAAAATTATGTACTTGGGGTATGACATTTGAGCAAGCAACGCGCAAAATGCGTCGGAACTTAATTGAATTCCGTATCCGCGGTGTGAAAACAAACATTCCTTTCTTATTAAATGTTGTTCGTCATCCGGATTTTGCAAGTGGTAATTATAATACAAGCTTTATCGATACTACGCCTGAACTATTTAAATTCCCACATATTCGCGACCGTGGTACGAAAACGTTGCGCTATATTGGTAATGTAACAGTAAATGGCTTCCCAGGAATTAAGCACCGTGACAAACCTGTATACGCAGAGCCACGTTTGCCTAAAATTCCTTATGGTTCGCAAATCGCACCGGGAACTAAACAAATTTTGGATGCAAAAGGACCAGAAGGCGTTGTAGACTGGGTGAAAAAACAAGAAGAAGTGCTCTTAACAGACACTACACTTCGGGATGCGCACCAATCTTTACTTGCGACACGTGTTCGCTCGAAAGACATTTTCCAAATAGCAGATGCGATGGCTCATTTATTACCAAATATGTTCTCATTTGAAATGTGGGGCGGGGCAACTTTTGATGTAGCTTATCGCTTCCTAAATGAAGATCCTTGGGTGCGCCTGGAAACACTTAGAAAACAAATTCCAAACGTAATGTTCCAAATGTTACTTCGCGGAGCCAATGCTGTTGGGTACAAAAACTATCCAGACAATGTTATTCGCGAATTCGTTAAGCAATCAGCGCAATCCGGTGTCGATGTATTCCGGGTGTTTGATAGCTTAAACTGGATCAAAGGTATGGAAGTGTCAATTGATGCTGTTCGTGAAGCAGGGAAGGTCGTAGAGGCTACTATCTGCTATACAGGAGACATTGATGATGACACAAGAACGAAATACACGATTGACTACTATAAAGATATGGCGAAAGAGCTCGTTGCTCAAGGTACGCATATTTTAGGAATTAAAGATATGGCTGGACTTTTAAAACCACAAGCGGCTTACCGTTTAATTGGGGAATTAAAAGATACAGTAGATGTTCCGATTCACCTTCATACACATGACACAAGCGGTAATGGTATTTATACGTATGCAGCGGCAGTTAGTGCAGGAGTTGACATTGTTGACGTAGCATCAAGTGCGATGAGTGGAGCGACAAGCCAACCAAGTATGACTGGTCTTTATTACGGATTAGTTAATGGTAATCGTCAAACCAACCTAGACGCACAAAACTCCCAAATTATTAATCATTACTGGGAAGATGTTCGTCATTATTATAAAGACTTTGACAACGCACTTAACTCGCCTCAAACAGAAGTATATATCCATGAAATGCCAGGTGGTCAATATACCAACCTTCAACAACAAGCAATTGCTGTTGGACTTGGCGATCGTTGGGATGAAGTAAAAGAAATGTACACTGTTGTAAACCAAATGTTTGGAGACATCGTTAAAGTTACACCATCTTCTAAAGTTGTTGGAGACTTGGCACTATTTATGGTTCAAAACGAACTTACAGAAGAAGATGTCTATGAAAAAGGCGATACTATCGACTTCCCAGATTCCGTTATCGAATTCTTTATGGGCGAAATCGGCCAACCATATGGCGGTTTCCCAGAAAAACTTCAAAAACTAGTACTCAAAGGACGCACACCACTTGCAGATCGTCCAGGAGCTCTAATGGAGCCAGTTAACTTTGCAGATGTCAAAGCTGAACTAAAAGAGAAAATGGGCTATGAACCATCTGAAAAAGATGTCATTTCCTATATCTTATATCCAAAAGTATTCCTAGATTATCAAGAGATGATTAGTAAATATGGTGATGTAACAGTCCTTGATACACCAACATTTTACAAAGGTATGCGCTTAGGTGAAACGATTGAAGTAGAACTTGAAAAAGGAAAAATTCTCCTAATCAAGCTTAATTCGATCGGTGAACCAATTGCGGATGGAACACGTGTCATTTATTTCGAACTAAATGGTCAACCACGTGAAATCAACATCCAAGATATGAATGTTCAATCAACAGTTATTGCCCGCCGTAAAATTGATACAACAAACCCAGAACATGTTGGAGCTACAATGACAGG
Proteins encoded:
- a CDS encoding FtsW/RodA/SpoVE family cell cycle protein yields the protein MLKRILKSYDYAFIAVFIVLCLFGIIMIYSASWSLAIGKDLPADYYYARQVKNFIISFIFFVLFALIPFKFYQNNKVLMLIVFGSIGVLLLIFLVGKTVNNANSWLVVGPRSLQPGEFAKLAVIIYMSAIYAKKQSYIDDFNRGVLPPIFFLAFVCFLIAIQPDTGTAFIIFLVGCCIIIASGMRLRTIMKLIGIGVGVIVALTLILFALPDKVRTEIVSPTKVARITTFMNPFEYADKEGHQLINSFYAIGSGGVSGQGLGESVQKLGYLPEAHTDFIIAVVAEELGVFGVMFIILALFFIIFKTISTGLRAKDPFASLMCYGIASLIAIQAFINLGGASGLIPLTGVTLPFISYGGSSLMVLSMMLGIVANISMFNKYHRLYSADGSKKEVPKKQKRR
- a CDS encoding pyruvate carboxylase; translation: MNRIKKVLVANRGEIAIRVMRACTELKIKTVAIYSQEDTGSFHRYKSDEAYLVGAGKKPIDAYLDIENIIEIAKESGADAIHPGYGFLSENIEFARRCEQEGIIFVGPKSKHLDMFGDKIKAKEQALLADIPVIPGSDGPVAGIKEVEEFGEKNGYPLMIKASLGGGGRGMRVVESKEHVKESFERASSEAKAAFGNDEVYVEKCVMNPKHIEVQILGDTHGNIVHLFERDCSIQRRHQKVVEVAPCNAITSELRNRICDAAVKLMKNVDYINAGTVEFLVEGDNFYFIEVNPRVQVEHTITEMITGIDIVQSQLFIADGYALHDQLVAIPKQEDIHIHGSAIQSRITTEDPLNNFMPDTGRVDTYRSTGGFGVRLDAGNGFQGTVVTPFYDSLLVKLCTWGMTFEQATRKMRRNLIEFRIRGVKTNIPFLLNVVRHPDFASGNYNTSFIDTTPELFKFPHIRDRGTKTLRYIGNVTVNGFPGIKHRDKPVYAEPRLPKIPYGSQIAPGTKQILDAKGPEGVVDWVKKQEEVLLTDTTLRDAHQSLLATRVRSKDIFQIADAMAHLLPNMFSFEMWGGATFDVAYRFLNEDPWVRLETLRKQIPNVMFQMLLRGANAVGYKNYPDNVIREFVKQSAQSGVDVFRVFDSLNWIKGMEVSIDAVREAGKVVEATICYTGDIDDDTRTKYTIDYYKDMAKELVAQGTHILGIKDMAGLLKPQAAYRLIGELKDTVDVPIHLHTHDTSGNGIYTYAAAVSAGVDIVDVASSAMSGATSQPSMTGLYYGLVNGNRQTNLDAQNSQIINHYWEDVRHYYKDFDNALNSPQTEVYIHEMPGGQYTNLQQQAIAVGLGDRWDEVKEMYTVVNQMFGDIVKVTPSSKVVGDLALFMVQNELTEEDVYEKGDTIDFPDSVIEFFMGEIGQPYGGFPEKLQKLVLKGRTPLADRPGALMEPVNFADVKAELKEKMGYEPSEKDVISYILYPKVFLDYQEMISKYGDVTVLDTPTFYKGMRLGETIEVELEKGKILLIKLNSIGEPIADGTRVIYFELNGQPREINIQDMNVQSTVIARRKIDTTNPEHVGATMTGSVIQVVVKKGDSVKKGDPLLITEAMKMETTIQAPFDGEVSSIYVSDGDTIESGDLLIEVNRK